In Providencia sneebia DSM 19967, one DNA window encodes the following:
- the cobB gene encoding Sir2 family NAD+-dependent deacetylase translates to MHFRHRLKKFKKIKMLRRQRARNLSFYRESRITNMKKIKVVVLTGAGISAESGIRTFRSSDGLWEEHRVEDVATPEGFARDPRLVQRFYNERRKQLQQDNIKPNAAHFALAQLEDVLGDDFLLVTQNIDNLHERAGSKRIIHMHGELLKVRCSWSQQVVEWKGDLSVDERCHCCQFPQPLRPHIVWFGEMPFGMDHIYQSLEEATIFIAIGTSGHVYPAAGFVHEAKLHGAHTVELNLEPSQVESEFDEKHYGLASQIVVEYINNLIYELNNSQSE, encoded by the coding sequence TTGCATTTTCGTCATCGATTAAAAAAATTCAAAAAAATTAAAATGTTACGTCGTCAACGAGCTCGCAACCTGTCTTTTTATAGAGAGAGCCGAATAACTAATATGAAAAAAATAAAAGTTGTTGTCTTAACCGGTGCAGGCATTTCAGCAGAATCAGGTATTAGAACATTTCGATCTTCTGATGGATTATGGGAAGAACATCGTGTTGAGGATGTCGCAACACCAGAAGGCTTTGCGCGTGATCCACGATTAGTTCAACGGTTTTATAATGAAAGGCGTAAACAGCTTCAACAAGATAATATCAAGCCTAATGCGGCACATTTTGCCTTAGCACAACTAGAAGATGTGCTGGGGGATGATTTTTTATTAGTGACGCAAAATATTGATAATTTACATGAGCGGGCAGGAAGCAAACGTATTATTCATATGCATGGTGAATTATTAAAGGTGCGTTGTAGTTGGTCACAGCAAGTTGTAGAGTGGAAAGGCGATCTCAGTGTTGATGAGCGTTGCCACTGTTGCCAATTCCCGCAACCTCTAAGGCCGCACATTGTTTGGTTCGGTGAAATGCCTTTTGGCATGGATCATATTTATCAATCACTTGAAGAAGCAACGATTTTTATTGCCATTGGGACTTCAGGACATGTTTATCCGGCAGCAGGTTTTGTTCACGAAGCTAAATTACATGGCGCACATACTGTCGAGCTTAATTTAGAACCAAGCCAAGTTGAAAGTGAATTTGATGAGAAACATTACGGGTTAGCAAGCCAAATTGTTGTCGAATATATTAATAATTTAATTTATGAATTGAATAATAGCCAAAGTGAATAA
- a CDS encoding TIGR00645 family protein produces the protein MEKFFERAMYASRWLLAPIYLGLSLTLLALTIKFFQELFHIIPNIFSIPEADLILILLSLIDMALVGGLLVMVMFSGYENFVSQLNVPEHVEKLGWLGKMDATSLKNKVAASIVAISSIHLLKIFMNSQNVPDNKLMWYVIIHLTFVLSAFVMGYLDQSIMKKKK, from the coding sequence ATGGAAAAATTCTTTGAAAGAGCAATGTATGCATCACGCTGGTTACTTGCTCCTATCTATCTTGGACTTTCACTCACACTTTTAGCGCTCACGATTAAATTCTTTCAAGAGCTGTTTCACATTATCCCGAATATTTTTTCAATCCCAGAAGCCGATCTCATATTGATTCTGTTATCTCTAATTGATATGGCATTAGTCGGTGGTTTATTGGTCATGGTTATGTTTTCAGGCTATGAGAATTTCGTCTCACAACTCAATGTGCCTGAACATGTCGAGAAGTTAGGTTGGCTTGGCAAAATGGATGCAACATCGTTGAAGAATAAAGTCGCCGCTTCCATTGTGGCTATTTCTTCAATTCACCTATTAAAGATTTTTATGAACTCGCAAAACGTGCCTGATAACAAACTGATGTGGTATGTCATTATTCATCTAACGTTTGTGCTTTCTGCTTTTGTGATGGGTTATTTAGACCAATCGATTATGAAGAAAAAGAAATAA
- the lolE gene encoding lipoprotein-releasing ABC transporter permease subunit LolE, producing the protein MSKLPLALLTALRFSRGRRRTGMVSLVSIVSTLGIVLGVAVLIIGLSAMNGFERELKDRVLSVVAHGQIDAVKTPYQDWDHAYDAIKNTAGVSGASPYIRFTGLLERGANLKAIQVMGVSPETESDVSALPEFVLNDAWKHFQAGKQSIILGQGVADALNVKVGDWLTIMIPNADDSLKIQQPKRIRVQVAGIFRLSGLLDHQLALVPLSDAQEYLGYGNGITGFEIKANNPFDAEKVIYDAGIKTMHYVTIKSWMSDYGYMYNDIQMVRGIMYLAMVLVIGVACFNIVSTLVMAVKDKSSDIAVLRTLGAKDRQIRAIFLWYGLLSGLIGSIIGAVLGVIISLNLTTIIKGLECILGHPILSGDVYFIDFLPSQLHLMDIVYVLLTTIILSLVASWYPARRASKLDPARILSGQ; encoded by the coding sequence ATGTCAAAATTGCCATTGGCCTTATTGACAGCATTGCGTTTTAGTCGTGGCCGCCGCCGTACAGGTATGGTTTCTTTAGTTTCTATTGTTTCAACATTAGGGATTGTCCTTGGTGTCGCTGTTTTGATTATTGGCTTAAGTGCAATGAATGGTTTTGAACGCGAACTTAAAGACCGCGTGCTTTCCGTTGTTGCTCATGGGCAAATTGATGCAGTGAAAACCCCCTACCAAGATTGGGATCATGCTTATGACGCGATTAAAAATACAGCTGGTGTCAGTGGAGCAAGCCCCTATATTCGCTTTACGGGCTTATTAGAACGTGGTGCAAATCTAAAAGCAATCCAAGTTATGGGCGTTTCACCAGAGACGGAATCTGACGTTAGTGCATTACCTGAATTTGTACTGAATGATGCGTGGAAACATTTTCAAGCAGGTAAACAATCCATTATTCTAGGGCAAGGTGTTGCGGATGCGTTAAATGTCAAAGTTGGGGATTGGCTGACTATTATGATCCCAAATGCTGATGATAGTTTGAAAATCCAACAGCCTAAGCGCATTCGTGTCCAAGTAGCGGGGATTTTCCGGTTAAGTGGTTTACTCGACCATCAATTAGCGTTAGTGCCCTTATCAGATGCGCAAGAGTATTTGGGTTATGGAAACGGGATCACGGGTTTTGAAATTAAGGCGAATAACCCTTTTGATGCTGAAAAAGTGATTTATGATGCAGGGATAAAAACAATGCATTATGTCACTATCAAAAGTTGGATGAGTGATTATGGTTATATGTACAATGATATTCAAATGGTTAGAGGTATCATGTACTTAGCTATGGTTCTGGTTATTGGGGTTGCTTGTTTTAACATTGTCTCTACTTTAGTCATGGCAGTGAAAGATAAAAGCAGTGATATTGCTGTGTTAAGAACATTAGGTGCAAAAGATCGGCAAATTAGAGCGATTTTCTTGTGGTATGGGCTATTAAGTGGGCTGATTGGCTCAATTATCGGGGCAGTATTAGGTGTGATCATATCATTAAATCTGACGACAATAATTAAAGGCTTAGAATGTATTCTAGGTCATCCTATTTTGTCGGGTGATGTTTATTTTATAGATTTTCTGCCATCTCAATTGCATCTAATGGATATTGTGTATGTTTTGTTGACGACAATTATTTTAAGTTTAGTCGCGAGTTGGTATCCAGCACGTCGTGCAAGCAAATTAGATCCGGCGCGTATTCTGAGCGGGCAGTAA
- the lolD gene encoding lipoprotein-releasing ABC transporter ATP-binding protein LolD gives MNKQPLLVCEHLSKKYHEGTLSAEVLKDVCFSMNESEMMAIVGSSGSGKSTLLHLLGGLDTPTEGEVIFRGQHINRLSSDARADIRNKDLGFIYQFHHLLPDFTALENVAMPLLIGSMNKTEAFDRATKLLDAVGLAHRASHRPSELSGGERQRVAIARALVNEPALVLADEPTGNLDLRNADAIFELLGELNRQQGTAFLVVTHDMKLANRLSRQLEMRDGHLQQEVTLGAL, from the coding sequence ATGAATAAACAACCACTTCTTGTTTGTGAACATTTGAGCAAAAAATATCATGAAGGAACATTATCAGCAGAAGTGTTAAAAGATGTCTGTTTTTCCATGAATGAAAGTGAAATGATGGCAATTGTTGGCAGTTCTGGTTCGGGGAAAAGTACATTATTACATCTACTTGGCGGACTTGATACACCTACAGAGGGTGAGGTTATTTTTCGTGGCCAGCACATCAATCGACTTTCATCAGATGCGCGTGCAGATATTCGTAATAAAGATCTTGGTTTTATTTATCAATTCCATCATTTATTACCCGATTTTACAGCATTAGAAAATGTCGCGATGCCATTACTGATTGGTAGCATGAATAAAACAGAAGCTTTTGATCGTGCAACAAAGTTGTTGGATGCGGTAGGGCTTGCTCATCGTGCTTCTCACCGTCCATCTGAGCTATCGGGGGGGGAGCGCCAACGTGTTGCAATTGCCCGTGCATTGGTAAATGAACCCGCATTAGTGCTCGCTGATGAACCTACCGGAAATTTAGATTTGCGGAATGCAGATGCAATTTTTGAATTATTAGGTGAGTTGAATCGCCAGCAAGGTACAGCATTTTTGGTCGTTACTCATGATATGAAATTGGCTAATCGTTTATCTCGCCAATTAGAGATGCGCGATGGTCATCTTCAGCAAGAAGTCACGCTGGGGGCGTTATAA
- the lolC gene encoding lipoprotein-releasing ABC transporter permease subunit LolC encodes MHQSVSLFIGLRYMRGRAADKFGRFVSSLSAIGITLGVAALITVTSVMNGFERSLQDSILTYMPQAVLTSSSGHIDPQAYPISSLQNLEGVKEAVPIVQSDVVLQSRSNVGVGMMLGINSDERSPLLDNLVEGTRDDLTAGNYHVFLGEKLARNLGLKRGDEVRLIIPGVSQLTPMGRIPSQRLFTVAGIFQTNGEADASELIVAKDDAARMMRYPQGHVTGWRLFLNEPLKVDQLSLQKLPDGLIWTDWRERKGEFFQAVKMEKNMMGLLLSLIIAVAAFNIITSLSLLVMEKQSEVAILKTLGLKRARILAIFMIQGAGAGIIGTLIGTILGVLISSQLNTLMPLFGMLPKGVHLPIILDFSGIFVIAISAMLISLLATLYPSWRAAAVQPAEALRYE; translated from the coding sequence ATGCATCAATCTGTCTCATTATTTATAGGTCTACGTTATATGCGTGGACGAGCAGCCGACAAATTTGGTCGTTTTGTATCCAGCTTATCTGCTATTGGTATTACATTAGGCGTCGCTGCTTTAATCACGGTCACATCAGTAATGAATGGTTTTGAACGTTCATTACAAGATAGCATACTCACTTACATGCCTCAGGCTGTTTTGACATCATCTTCTGGCCATATTGATCCACAAGCTTATCCTATTTCAAGTTTACAAAACTTAGAAGGTGTCAAGGAAGCTGTGCCAATTGTGCAATCAGATGTTGTCCTGCAAAGTCGCTCTAATGTTGGGGTGGGGATGATGCTTGGCATTAACTCAGATGAACGCTCACCCCTTCTGGATAATTTAGTTGAGGGAACACGTGATGATCTCACAGCGGGGAATTACCATGTCTTTTTGGGTGAAAAATTAGCTAGAAACCTTGGGCTTAAGCGAGGCGATGAAGTTCGTTTAATTATTCCTGGTGTGAGCCAACTTACCCCAATGGGACGAATACCTAGCCAGCGTTTATTTACGGTAGCCGGAATTTTCCAAACAAATGGTGAGGCAGATGCGAGTGAATTGATTGTTGCTAAAGATGATGCAGCTCGCATGATGCGTTATCCACAAGGCCATGTTACGGGCTGGCGGCTATTTCTTAATGAACCATTAAAAGTTGACCAATTAAGTCTGCAAAAATTACCTGATGGATTAATTTGGACAGATTGGCGTGAGCGGAAAGGGGAGTTTTTCCAAGCCGTTAAAATGGAAAAAAACATGATGGGGTTGCTGCTGAGTTTAATCATTGCAGTTGCAGCCTTTAATATTATTACTTCGCTCTCATTATTAGTGATGGAAAAGCAATCTGAAGTGGCTATTTTAAAAACATTAGGACTTAAACGTGCGCGTATTTTAGCCATATTTATGATCCAAGGTGCGGGGGCGGGTATTATTGGCACGTTAATTGGCACAATCTTAGGTGTTTTAATCTCCAGTCAATTAAATACGTTAATGCCGCTTTTTGGCATGCTACCTAAAGGTGTTCACTTACCGATCATTCTTGATTTTTCAGGCATTTTTGTTATTGCAATTTCTGCTATGCTTATTTCTCTGCTTGCGACGCTTTACCCTTCTTGGCGTGCAGCGGCAGTACAACCTGCTGAGGCTTTACGATATGAATAA
- the mfd gene encoding transcription-repair coupling factor, translated as MSSKFRYELPTRKGDVRHLGCLIGAAAALECGEMIERHQGPVVVITHDMQNALRLRDEIRQFTQLPIETLSDWETLPYDSFSPHQEIISHRLSTLYRLPTMQKGVLILPVNTLMQKVCPIDFLTSHALVMAKGDKLSRDALRDELDKAGYRHVEQVLEHGEYATRGALLDLFPMGSALPYRIDFFDDEIDSLRTFDVDTQRTLEEVSSINLLPAHEFPTDKDAIERFRSQWRERFEVRRDPEHIYQQVSKHTLPTGIEYWQPLFFSQPLPSLFDYLPKNTLFISQQYQKAAERFQADTQQRYESRGVDPMRPLLPPSDLWLTVEQLNQSLKQWPRVELSTEKLPEKAANTNLDYLPLPDISTQAQHKQPLEKLRQFTEQFDGEITFSVESEGRRETVCELLARLKIRPEIIPYYSSPITERFSIIIGAAEHGFIQSDKHRALICESDLLGERVVRRRTDHRRAINTDTLIRNLAELRPGQPVVHIEHGVGRYQGLTTLEAGGITAEYLILTYAGNDKLYVPVSSLHLISRYSGGADENAPLHRLGSDSWSRARQKAAEKVRDVAAELLDIYAQRAVKPGFAFKHDKEQYQEFCHGFPFETTPDQEIAINAVLSDMCQPIAMDRLVCGDVGFGKTEVAMRAAFLAINNHKQVAVLVPTTLLAQQHFDNFRDRFANWPVRIEMLSRFKTAKEQQQIIEETAEGKVDILIGTHKLLQSDIVWHDLGLLVVDEEHRFGVRHKERIKAMRANVDILTLTATPIPRTLNMAMSGMRDLSIIATPPARRLAVKTFVRQYDDLVVREAILRETLRGGQVYYLYNDVENIEKAKKRLEELVPEARFVVGHGQMRERELERVMTDFHHQRFNVLICTTIIETGIDIPTANTIIIERADHFGLAQLHQLRGRVGRSHHQAYAYLLTPHPKAMTTDAHKRLEAISSLEDLGAGFALATHDLEIRGAGELLGEDQSGQMTTVGFTLYMELLESAVDALKEGREPSLEDLINQQTEVELRMPVLLPDDYIHDVNIRLSFYKRIASAQDNDELNELRTELIDRFGTLPDAGKFLLASAAIRLQAEKLGIKRIEAHEQGGFIEFGEHNKVSPHFLISLLQNQPKTFRLDGPVKLKFITDLSERVTRIDFIKQLLSDFADNLTNDD; from the coding sequence ATGTCTTCAAAATTTCGTTACGAACTCCCAACACGCAAAGGTGATGTCCGCCATCTAGGATGTTTGATAGGCGCCGCCGCAGCACTAGAATGTGGAGAGATGATAGAACGTCATCAAGGGCCTGTTGTTGTGATCACTCACGATATGCAAAATGCATTACGCTTACGAGATGAAATTCGACAATTTACTCAATTACCAATAGAAACGCTCTCAGATTGGGAAACATTACCTTACGACAGCTTTTCACCTCATCAAGAAATTATTTCTCATCGTTTGTCCACGCTCTATCGCTTACCTACAATGCAAAAAGGGGTTTTAATTCTCCCTGTTAATACATTGATGCAAAAAGTCTGCCCTATTGATTTTTTAACCAGTCATGCTTTGGTGATGGCGAAAGGTGATAAATTATCAAGAGATGCCTTGCGTGATGAGTTAGATAAAGCGGGTTATCGCCATGTTGAGCAAGTATTGGAGCATGGTGAATATGCAACGCGAGGCGCATTATTAGATCTTTTTCCAATGGGCAGCGCTTTGCCTTATCGTATTGATTTTTTTGATGACGAAATTGATAGCTTACGCACTTTTGATGTTGATACACAGCGTACGCTTGAAGAAGTCAGTAGCATCAATTTATTACCCGCTCATGAGTTCCCAACGGATAAAGATGCGATAGAACGCTTTCGTAGCCAATGGCGTGAACGCTTTGAAGTTCGCCGAGATCCAGAACATATTTATCAACAAGTTAGCAAGCATACTCTGCCAACAGGGATTGAATATTGGCAACCACTCTTTTTCAGTCAACCTTTGCCTTCATTATTTGATTATTTGCCTAAAAATACACTATTCATTTCTCAACAATATCAAAAAGCAGCAGAACGCTTCCAAGCAGATACTCAACAGCGCTATGAAAGCCGTGGTGTTGACCCAATGCGCCCACTTCTGCCGCCATCTGACTTATGGCTAACTGTAGAACAACTTAATCAATCTTTAAAACAGTGGCCTCGCGTTGAGCTTTCGACAGAAAAACTTCCTGAAAAAGCGGCAAATACGAATTTAGATTACTTACCACTGCCAGATATTAGTACTCAAGCACAACATAAACAGCCACTTGAAAAACTGCGTCAATTTACTGAACAATTTGATGGAGAAATTACCTTTTCTGTAGAAAGTGAAGGTCGACGAGAAACTGTTTGCGAATTATTGGCTCGCCTAAAAATTCGTCCTGAAATAATTCCATATTATTCCAGTCCAATCACTGAACGTTTTTCAATTATTATTGGTGCTGCTGAACATGGTTTTATTCAATCTGATAAACATCGTGCATTAATATGTGAAAGTGATTTGCTTGGTGAACGTGTTGTTCGCAGGCGCACCGACCATCGCCGTGCAATCAATACTGACACACTCATCCGTAACTTAGCAGAATTGCGCCCAGGTCAACCTGTTGTACACATTGAACATGGAGTTGGCCGTTATCAAGGTTTAACCACGCTTGAAGCGGGTGGGATCACGGCGGAATATTTGATCCTCACTTATGCAGGCAATGATAAACTCTATGTTCCCGTTTCATCCTTACATTTAATCAGCCGTTATTCTGGCGGTGCAGATGAGAATGCCCCTCTTCATCGTTTAGGAAGTGATAGTTGGAGTCGTGCTCGCCAAAAAGCGGCAGAAAAAGTACGTGATGTTGCGGCTGAACTTTTAGATATTTATGCTCAACGCGCCGTTAAACCTGGGTTTGCTTTCAAACATGACAAAGAGCAATATCAAGAGTTTTGCCATGGTTTTCCTTTTGAAACAACACCTGATCAAGAAATAGCAATTAATGCAGTACTTAGTGACATGTGCCAACCTATCGCAATGGACAGATTAGTTTGTGGTGATGTTGGGTTTGGTAAAACGGAAGTCGCCATGCGCGCGGCTTTCTTAGCTATTAACAACCATAAGCAAGTTGCTGTTCTGGTTCCTACCACACTTTTAGCACAACAACATTTTGATAATTTCCGTGACCGATTTGCTAATTGGCCTGTCAGAATTGAGATGTTATCGCGATTCAAAACAGCTAAAGAGCAGCAACAAATTATTGAAGAAACCGCCGAAGGAAAAGTTGATATTCTGATTGGCACCCATAAATTATTACAAAGCGATATTGTTTGGCATGATTTAGGGTTACTGGTCGTCGATGAAGAGCATCGCTTTGGTGTGCGCCATAAAGAGCGCATTAAGGCAATGCGTGCCAATGTAGATATCCTGACTTTAACCGCCACACCAATTCCACGAACACTGAATATGGCAATGAGTGGTATGCGTGATCTCTCAATTATTGCAACGCCACCCGCTCGTCGTTTAGCTGTAAAAACATTTGTCCGTCAATATGATGATTTAGTGGTACGTGAGGCTATTTTGCGTGAAACCTTACGCGGCGGCCAAGTCTATTATTTATACAATGATGTCGAGAATATTGAAAAAGCCAAAAAACGCCTTGAAGAATTAGTCCCCGAAGCACGTTTTGTGGTCGGGCATGGGCAAATGCGTGAACGCGAACTTGAACGCGTAATGACAGACTTCCACCATCAACGATTCAATGTATTAATTTGTACAACCATCATTGAAACAGGTATTGATATTCCTACCGCAAATACAATCATCATTGAACGCGCTGATCATTTTGGGCTTGCACAATTACATCAATTGCGCGGTCGTGTTGGTCGTTCTCACCATCAAGCTTATGCCTATTTGTTGACCCCGCATCCAAAAGCGATGACAACTGATGCTCATAAGCGATTAGAAGCGATATCTTCACTCGAAGACCTTGGGGCTGGTTTTGCTTTGGCGACCCATGACCTTGAAATTCGCGGTGCTGGGGAGCTTCTCGGAGAAGATCAGAGTGGGCAGATGACAACTGTGGGATTCACACTCTACATGGAGCTGCTAGAAAGCGCGGTTGATGCATTGAAAGAAGGCAGAGAACCTTCCTTAGAAGATCTTATTAATCAACAAACCGAAGTAGAACTGCGTATGCCAGTGCTGCTACCTGATGATTATATTCATGATGTTAATATCCGTTTATCATTCTATAAGAGAATTGCTAGCGCACAAGATAACGATGAGCTAAATGAATTACGAACAGAGCTTATCGACCGATTTGGTACATTACCCGATGCAGGTAAGTTTTTACTTGCAAGTGCGGCAATTAGGTTACAAGCCGAAAAATTGGGTATTAAGCGTATTGAAGCACATGAACAAGGCGGTTTCATTGAATTTGGTGAACACAACAAAGTCTCTCCTCATTTTTTAATTAGTTTGTTGCAAAATCAACCAAAAACATTCCGTCTTGATGGCCCTGTAAAATTAAAATTTATCACTGATTTAAGTGAAAGAGTAACGCGTATAGATTTTATAAAACAGCTGTTAAGTGATTTTGCTGATAATCTCACTAATGATGATTAA
- the umoD gene encoding UmoD family flagellar biogenesis regulator gives MKLTYKLLLAAMAIFLVIITAIMLIHPDESKQATVISMEPIRSHRLIEYETCSAIDVLNGFNQEYLSRYHPAQNECKMVFVIQTLQKRSIPTLLDREYRKCVITQKAEQVIVGYDVVYRIGNTIGKVRMAYNPGLFIPLDKNGRLDLTKSSNQICEKARNDSDALIPFYCLEDNDFQLNMPRNALSIHTTKNTYGYYE, from the coding sequence ATGAAGCTAACATATAAATTATTATTAGCCGCGATGGCTATTTTCCTTGTGATTATTACCGCTATTATGTTAATTCACCCTGATGAAAGTAAACAAGCAACCGTTATTTCAATGGAACCAATAAGATCACATCGTCTTATTGAGTATGAAACTTGTTCAGCTATTGATGTATTAAATGGATTCAATCAAGAGTATTTGTCTCGTTATCACCCAGCACAAAATGAATGCAAAATGGTATTTGTGATACAAACGCTACAAAAAAGGTCAATCCCCACTTTGTTAGATCGCGAGTATAGAAAGTGTGTTATAACCCAAAAGGCAGAGCAGGTTATTGTAGGTTATGATGTGGTGTACCGCATTGGTAACACCATTGGCAAAGTAAGAATGGCATATAATCCTGGACTATTTATTCCCCTTGATAAAAATGGCCGTTTAGATTTAACCAAATCGAGTAATCAAATTTGTGAAAAAGCACGTAATGATTCAGATGCATTAATTCCATTTTATTGTCTTGAAGATAATGATTTTCAACTCAATATGCCGAGAAATGCACTCAGTATTCACACAACAAAAAACACTTATGGCTACTACGAATAA
- a CDS encoding MBL fold metallo-hydrolase, with product MLKITALLENKARINGLIHYSGLSLLLEDNHSKILFDTGKDIAFLANAQKLHIDLTTVDLIVISHGHYDHFGGLTQIPKPFFSSPPTVIAHPHLFSYRYSALFLGSKAIKLKQLNPNFEQLELHKQFNFHFTAEPYPISRSFIYSGEITERKVNKRYGVIDDGNNQTDDYVLDDSFLVWKGKNGLVIITGCSHSGIESIIAHARKITGQYHIQAIVGGLHLRAASLSALKSAKNAIEPKTRVYGCHCTGVLGRSYLNANDFNAGEVLSFE from the coding sequence ATGTTGAAAATTACAGCGCTACTTGAAAATAAAGCCAGAATAAATGGTTTAATCCATTACTCTGGATTGTCTCTATTACTTGAAGATAATCACTCGAAAATTTTATTTGATACAGGTAAAGATATTGCTTTTCTTGCCAATGCACAGAAATTACACATTGATTTAACAACAGTAGATCTTATTGTAATTTCACACGGCCATTACGACCATTTTGGTGGACTTACCCAAATACCAAAACCATTTTTTTCTTCTCCACCTACTGTTATTGCCCATCCACATCTATTTTCTTATCGTTATTCAGCTCTATTTTTAGGTTCCAAGGCCATTAAACTCAAACAGCTGAACCCAAATTTTGAGCAATTAGAGCTTCATAAACAATTTAATTTTCATTTTACAGCAGAGCCATACCCTATTAGTCGCTCCTTTATCTATTCAGGTGAAATAACCGAAAGAAAGGTGAATAAACGTTATGGCGTCATTGATGACGGTAATAATCAAACAGATGATTACGTTTTAGATGACAGTTTTCTGGTCTGGAAAGGTAAAAATGGTTTAGTCATTATTACGGGATGTAGCCACTCAGGCATAGAATCAATCATTGCTCATGCGCGCAAAATTACTGGGCAGTATCATATACAAGCGATTGTTGGCGGATTGCATCTTCGAGCAGCTTCATTATCTGCGCTAAAAAGCGCTAAAAATGCCATTGAACCTAAAACGCGCGTTTATGGTTGCCATTGTACAGGTGTACTTGGTCGCAGTTATCTCAATGCTAATGATTTCAATGCAGGTGAAGTTTTATCTTTTGAATAG
- a CDS encoding NAD(P)/FAD-dependent oxidoreductase: MAFSQPKIVIVGGGAGGLELATRLGRKLGRKKRAEITLVDRNASHLWKPLLHEVATGSLDDGVDALSYLAHARHNAFNFQMGTLTQIDRENKKIVLGELRDQNAELLVPEREIDYDILVMALGSTSNDFGTPGVKEHCIFLDNPQQAHRFHDEMLNLFLRYSVRDNAEEKVNIAIVGAGATGVELSAELYNAVEQLTSYGFKGLDNDALNVTLVEAGERILPALPVRISSAAHQELNKLGVKVLTKTMVTSADDQGLNTKEGEKIRADLMVWAAGIKAPDFMKDIAGLETNRINQLVVKPTLQTTRDDTIFAIGDCASCEKPEGGFVPPRAQSAHQMASCCYDNILAMMKDKPLKNYVYKDHGSLVSLSRFSTVGSLMGNLMRGDMMVEGRIARFVYISLYRMHQIALHGYIKTGLMMLVGSINRIIRPKLKLH, translated from the coding sequence ATGGCCTTTTCACAACCCAAAATTGTTATCGTAGGTGGCGGTGCTGGTGGATTAGAGCTAGCTACACGATTAGGACGTAAGCTCGGGCGCAAGAAACGTGCTGAAATCACATTAGTCGACCGTAATGCTAGCCATCTTTGGAAGCCATTGCTGCATGAAGTTGCAACAGGATCGTTAGACGATGGTGTTGATGCATTAAGTTATCTTGCTCATGCGCGTCATAATGCATTTAACTTCCAAATGGGAACGTTGACTCAGATTGACCGCGAAAATAAAAAAATTGTTTTAGGCGAGCTGCGTGACCAAAATGCAGAGTTGTTGGTTCCTGAACGTGAAATTGACTATGACATCTTAGTGATGGCATTGGGAAGTACATCAAATGATTTTGGAACACCGGGCGTTAAAGAACACTGCATTTTCTTAGATAATCCTCAACAAGCGCATCGTTTCCATGATGAAATGCTCAACTTATTCTTACGTTATTCTGTCCGCGATAATGCAGAAGAGAAAGTGAATATCGCCATTGTTGGCGCGGGTGCAACAGGTGTTGAGTTATCTGCTGAGCTGTATAATGCTGTAGAACAACTGACAAGCTATGGATTTAAAGGGTTAGATAACGATGCACTTAATGTCACGCTTGTTGAAGCAGGAGAGCGTATTTTACCTGCATTGCCTGTCAGAATTTCGAGTGCTGCTCATCAAGAATTGAATAAATTAGGTGTTAAAGTCTTAACCAAAACTATGGTGACAAGTGCGGATGATCAAGGCTTGAATACCAAAGAGGGTGAAAAAATTCGCGCGGATCTGATGGTCTGGGCCGCAGGGATTAAAGCACCTGACTTCATGAAAGATATTGCTGGATTAGAAACAAATAGAATTAATCAGTTAGTTGTGAAACCAACATTACAAACAACTCGAGACGATACTATTTTCGCTATTGGCGACTGTGCATCTTGTGAAAAGCCTGAAGGCGGGTTTGTACCACCAAGAGCTCAATCTGCACATCAGATGGCAAGTTGTTGTTATGATAATATTTTAGCAATGATGAAAGATAAGCCTTTGAAAAATTATGTGTATAAAGATCATGGTTCATTAGTTTCATTATCACGTTTTAGTACAGTTGGTAGTTTGATGGGAAATCTAATGCGTGGTGATATGATGGTTGAAGGCCGTATTGCGCGTTTTGTCTATATTTCTCTGTATCGTATGCACCAAATTGCATTACATGGTTATATTAAAACGGGTTTGATGATGTTAGTTGGCAGCATCAACCGGATTATTCGACCAAAACTGAAATTACATTAA